The following are encoded in a window of bacterium SCSIO 12643 genomic DNA:
- a CDS encoding translocation/assembly module TamB domain-containing protein — protein sequence MWTSFGQTLIAKQAASYLEKKLNTVVQVDKVDISFFKFIRLEKLYIEDLQHDTLFYIDNLDAEIESFDFKEDTTLLQFGLVQIDQPVYNLQQTIDSQHTNLAFLIDAFSSNDTTSSGMNILINASNIIVTNGHFIWDNDNYEVIPFGVDWNHIELNQINLDVTNFKMVNDSFNGHFDTFSWSERSGFVLDHFYGDAIFSPTTTQVENLKIKTPYSDLALDLEYTYDSIASYAEFIDQVYMQYKLDTSIINFKDIAYFAPPLEGLDYEVTVFGKERGPVSDMKFQDIFLQYGEATTLYGRIFIVGLPDFESTSFTCKFKHLSSNYNDLTSIKAYPFNEGKQLEIPHFLNNAGTIDFKGNFTGFYNDFVTYGTFKSDKEIINTDLQLAQEESGTVRYSGAIKTTNFDLARIMNKQDLLGKVSMDIQVKGENLAFEKMDLEVEGKASRFDFMGYTYKDITFDGTIIDQTIKGLLDIVDTNVNLSFDGSIALGGEVPRYEFSSKIEHLRPGQLHLMDKDSSSTVSTEVVFNFQGDSFDNVLGRAGLRNFHYVENGKPVTLEKVDFLAFTTGKDKTLALSSDNMTMQITGQFYFKELLKSLNYVIYKWLPSVYSEPQIKPETVENFHLVLKAKKFSGFSAIFIPQVTFKSDLNIDFSFNSEAEEIELLANSSRMNLIGQDVADLDLNAKLTTDTFNLKARIGSVLFTDSNYIENFNVKAEAIENLIQSNLHWDNYLDSNRNAGDINFDLQFIDPENFQIGFTDSWVTIKDTLWALHDSSEIIKRQKEYVFNDVMLAQSYQSFRLNGFISEDPEKELEIEVDSFNLKFLNPLFNKYNIHTEGIVDGSTILKDVYNDIRLYSNSNFKDLTFNHQKLGSGHLKSEWDAENEKFDLDLNFENDTLKTISLDGSYYPKRKENKLDVKLSLDHFPANVVEPFFTEFIDQVSGTVNGTASLTGTFNEPVLQGNFTLNEVKTRVIYLNEVLYVNDQDVFIRPNLIGADAIYITDAAGKKAQVNFSLFHNNFDDINFDLAVTSVSLFRAFNTTKVDNDYFYGTIYLNPGSTIGIDSDYDGNLNLSANVKSGPGTQVYIPFFEDDEVAQKDYIYFKDINIKTEVIPEEDLHKEETFGLNLDMSMELNKNAMVQLIFDEFTSDKIQARGDGTINLKINEDNDFSIYGNYEISEGFYLFTFSKVISKRFVINSGSRLTWNGDPYKGQADITASYNVRTALFELGITAAYDTAELKKRVPVDVMLKMTGNYMNPDLSFSFKLPPKYDEIQTLLNSLDEGERNKQVFGLLILNKFMPITGNDVAASSNMLATNSTEVLSNQLSNWLSKISNDFDVGVRYSPGDNITADEVEVALSTQLFNDRVLVETNFGISGNVSSSTTTKTNNFVGEFTVSYKVNRKGNIVGKVFNRSNELNPVYQNISPYTQGIGIAYTEPFKSWDNLGCILSNHLKKAENKRDCEAEYYKQQEEEREENLAIINKKVARSRKKQEKRKLKKAKKGQTN from the coding sequence GTAGTTCAGGTGGATAAGGTGGACATCAGCTTTTTTAAATTTATTCGATTAGAGAAACTCTATATTGAAGATTTACAACATGATACTTTGTTTTATATCGATAATCTGGATGCTGAAATAGAGTCTTTTGATTTCAAAGAGGACACTACGCTACTCCAATTTGGGCTGGTTCAAATTGATCAACCGGTATATAATCTTCAACAAACTATTGATAGTCAGCATACCAATTTGGCTTTTTTAATCGATGCTTTTTCATCTAATGACACGACCTCAAGTGGCATGAATATTCTGATAAATGCTTCGAACATTATCGTCACCAACGGACACTTTATCTGGGATAATGATAACTATGAGGTAATTCCATTTGGTGTGGATTGGAACCATATTGAATTGAATCAGATTAATTTGGATGTGACCAACTTTAAAATGGTCAATGATTCATTTAACGGACACTTTGATACCTTTTCCTGGTCAGAAAGGTCTGGATTCGTATTAGATCATTTTTATGGAGATGCGATTTTCAGTCCAACCACTACTCAGGTGGAAAACTTAAAGATTAAAACCCCGTACTCTGATTTAGCATTAGATCTCGAGTATACTTACGATTCCATAGCTTCATATGCCGAATTTATTGATCAGGTATATATGCAATACAAACTGGACACCTCTATCATCAACTTTAAAGACATCGCTTATTTTGCTCCTCCTTTGGAAGGCTTAGATTATGAAGTAACCGTATTTGGAAAAGAGCGTGGCCCGGTAAGTGATATGAAATTTCAGGATATTTTTCTGCAATATGGTGAAGCGACTACACTCTATGGGAGAATTTTCATTGTAGGATTACCGGATTTTGAGTCTACATCATTCACCTGCAAATTCAAACATCTTAGTAGTAATTACAATGATTTAACCTCGATAAAGGCCTATCCATTTAATGAAGGTAAACAATTGGAAATCCCACACTTTCTGAATAATGCAGGCACCATTGATTTTAAAGGGAATTTCACTGGATTCTATAATGATTTTGTAACCTATGGGACTTTTAAATCCGATAAAGAGATCATCAATACCGACTTACAACTGGCGCAAGAAGAATCCGGGACAGTAAGGTATAGTGGAGCCATTAAAACCACGAATTTTGATTTAGCGCGAATCATGAATAAACAAGATTTATTAGGCAAGGTCAGTATGGATATTCAGGTTAAAGGAGAAAACCTGGCCTTTGAAAAAATGGATCTGGAAGTGGAAGGAAAAGCATCTCGATTTGATTTTATGGGGTACACCTATAAGGATATCACATTTGATGGTACCATTATCGACCAAACCATTAAAGGGCTTTTGGACATTGTAGATACCAATGTGAATCTCTCATTTGATGGCAGCATTGCTTTGGGGGGTGAAGTTCCCCGATATGAATTCTCCTCAAAAATTGAACATCTTCGCCCAGGACAACTTCATTTAATGGATAAAGACAGTTCTTCAACGGTGAGTACCGAAGTGGTCTTTAACTTCCAGGGAGATTCCTTTGACAATGTATTGGGTCGAGCGGGATTACGAAATTTCCATTATGTTGAAAATGGAAAACCGGTAACGTTGGAAAAAGTAGATTTTCTGGCATTTACTACCGGTAAGGACAAAACACTAGCGCTTAGTTCCGATAACATGACCATGCAAATCACAGGACAATTTTACTTTAAGGAACTACTCAAATCTCTTAATTATGTGATCTATAAATGGCTCCCTTCTGTTTATAGTGAACCACAAATCAAACCTGAAACTGTAGAGAATTTCCATTTGGTTTTAAAAGCCAAAAAATTCAGTGGGTTCTCTGCTATATTCATTCCACAGGTTACATTCAAAAGTGATCTGAATATCGATTTCTCATTCAATTCTGAAGCAGAAGAGATTGAACTTTTAGCCAACTCTTCTCGAATGAATCTCATAGGTCAGGATGTTGCAGACCTGGATTTAAATGCAAAACTTACCACAGATACTTTTAACTTAAAAGCACGAATTGGTTCTGTATTGTTTACAGATAGTAACTACATCGAGAACTTTAATGTGAAGGCCGAAGCCATAGAAAACTTAATTCAATCCAACTTACATTGGGATAATTATCTGGATTCAAATAGAAATGCAGGTGATATCAATTTTGACCTACAATTTATTGATCCTGAAAACTTCCAAATAGGGTTTACAGATTCCTGGGTAACCATCAAGGATACACTTTGGGCGCTGCATGATTCCAGTGAAATCATCAAACGCCAAAAAGAATATGTATTTAATGATGTGATGTTGGCGCAAAGCTATCAAAGCTTTAGGCTTAATGGTTTTATTAGTGAAGACCCAGAAAAAGAATTAGAAATTGAAGTAGACAGTTTTAACCTGAAATTCCTCAACCCGTTATTCAATAAATACAACATTCATACTGAGGGTATTGTGGACGGCTCTACCATACTTAAAGATGTATATAATGATATTCGTCTCTACTCCAATTCTAATTTTAAAGACCTGACATTCAATCACCAAAAATTAGGTTCAGGTCATCTTAAATCAGAATGGGATGCTGAAAATGAAAAGTTCGATCTGGACTTAAACTTCGAAAATGATACTTTAAAAACCATTTCTTTGGACGGATCTTACTACCCTAAAAGAAAGGAAAACAAATTGGATGTTAAACTCTCATTAGATCATTTTCCAGCAAATGTTGTAGAACCGTTTTTTACCGAATTTATTGATCAGGTCTCCGGAACCGTTAATGGGACAGCCAGTTTAACAGGCACTTTTAATGAGCCTGTACTCCAGGGTAACTTCACGCTCAATGAAGTAAAAACCAGAGTGATTTATTTGAACGAAGTTCTTTACGTAAATGATCAGGATGTTTTTATTCGCCCTAACCTCATCGGTGCAGATGCGATATATATTACCGATGCCGCAGGAAAAAAAGCGCAGGTCAACTTCTCTCTATTTCACAATAATTTTGACGATATAAATTTTGATTTGGCCGTTACATCTGTCAGTCTTTTTAGAGCATTTAATACGACCAAAGTTGACAATGATTATTTCTACGGAACGATCTATCTAAATCCCGGCTCCACAATTGGCATTGATTCCGATTACGATGGAAACCTCAATTTATCGGCCAATGTTAAATCCGGTCCGGGCACACAGGTCTACATTCCGTTCTTTGAGGATGATGAAGTAGCGCAAAAGGATTATATCTATTTTAAAGATATCAATATTAAAACTGAAGTTATCCCTGAGGAAGATTTGCATAAAGAAGAAACCTTTGGATTAAATCTGGATATGTCCATGGAGCTAAACAAAAATGCGATGGTACAATTAATCTTTGATGAGTTTACTTCAGACAAGATTCAAGCGCGTGGGGATGGAACAATTAATCTAAAAATCAACGAGGATAACGATTTTAGCATTTATGGAAATTATGAAATTTCAGAAGGATTCTATCTCTTTACCTTCTCAAAGGTAATCAGCAAGCGATTTGTTATTAACTCAGGAAGTCGCCTTACATGGAATGGTGACCCCTATAAAGGACAAGCAGATATTACAGCATCATATAACGTAAGAACCGCATTATTTGAACTTGGAATTACAGCGGCTTACGATACAGCAGAGTTGAAAAAGCGTGTTCCTGTGGACGTCATGCTAAAAATGACGGGGAATTATATGAATCCGGATTTATCCTTTTCATTTAAACTTCCGCCAAAGTATGATGAAATTCAAACGCTTCTCAATAGCCTGGATGAAGGAGAGCGCAACAAGCAGGTTTTTGGATTACTGATTCTGAATAAGTTTATGCCCATCACCGGAAATGATGTGGCTGCAAGTTCTAATATGTTAGCGACCAATTCTACTGAAGTATTATCTAATCAGCTAAGTAACTGGCTTTCTAAAATTAGTAATGATTTTGATGTAGGGGTTCGATATAGTCCGGGAGATAATATTACCGCAGATGAAGTTGAAGTGGCACTTTCTACGCAGCTATTTAATGATCGGGTTTTGGTGGAAACCAACTTTGGAATCTCCGGAAATGTAAGCAGTAGTACTACCACCAAGACAAATAACTTCGTTGGTGAATTTACGGTTTCTTATAAAGTCAATCGCAAGGGGAATATTGTTGGAAAGGTATTCAATCGATCAAACGAACTCAATCCGGTATATCAAAATATTTCGCCATATACCCAGGGAATTGGTATTGCTTATACAGAACCTTTTAAAAGCTGGGACAATCTAGGTTGTATCTTATCTAATCACTTGAAAAAAGCTGAAAACAAAAGAGATTGCGAAGCAGAATACTACAAACAACAAGAAGAGGAGCGTGAAGAGAATCTGGCTATTATCAATAAAAAAGTAGCTAGAAGTCGTAAAAAACAGGAAAAACGCAAGCTGAAAAAAGCCAAGAAAGGGCAGACAAATTAA
- a CDS encoding GNAT family N-acetyltransferase, with product MNMVFETERLYCRNLTSADAQAFFDLNEDPEVLKYTGDTPFSQVTDAKDFLNNYTEYQKQGYGRWAVIRKSDGVFLGWCGLKYHSDMDQVDLGFRFFRKYWKRGYASESAQGAITYAFSDLELDRLIGRVQEGNEASVHVLKKLGFQLERKFDFEGKPGLLFGLDKS from the coding sequence ATTAATATGGTTTTCGAAACGGAAAGATTGTATTGTAGAAACTTAACCTCAGCTGATGCGCAAGCATTTTTTGATTTGAATGAAGATCCTGAAGTATTAAAATATACCGGGGATACACCGTTTAGTCAAGTTACAGATGCCAAAGATTTCCTGAATAACTATACCGAATACCAAAAGCAAGGATATGGTCGTTGGGCCGTAATTCGTAAATCGGATGGCGTATTTTTAGGGTGGTGTGGATTAAAATATCATTCTGATATGGATCAGGTAGATTTAGGATTCCGTTTTTTTAGAAAATATTGGAAGAGGGGATATGCTTCAGAATCTGCACAAGGAGCCATTACATATGCTTTCTCAGATTTAGAATTGGACCGTTTGATAGGTAGGGTACAGGAAGGAAACGAAGCTTCAGTTCATGTACTAAAAAAGCTTGGATTCCAATTGGAAAGAAAGTTTGATTTTGAAGGAAAACCCGGACTTTTATTTGGTCTGGATAAGTCTTAA
- a CDS encoding YeeE/YedE family protein: MQYLKYIGLGIVFGIMFTKAEIISWFRIYEMFRFESFHMYGIIGSAVILSIISTTIIKKMGIKDIGGNPIVFSPKDKGWRRYLMGGSIFGMGWALTGACPGPLYVLIGNGALMVIVIILSAVAGTWLYGYFSDKLPH; encoded by the coding sequence ATGCAGTATTTAAAATATATAGGATTAGGAATCGTTTTTGGGATCATGTTTACCAAAGCTGAGATCATTTCATGGTTTAGAATTTATGAGATGTTCCGTTTTGAAAGTTTTCATATGTACGGTATTATAGGTTCTGCTGTAATATTGTCCATCATTAGTACTACGATCATAAAAAAAATGGGTATTAAAGACATTGGCGGTAATCCAATTGTGTTTAGTCCAAAAGATAAAGGATGGCGCAGATATTTAATGGGAGGATCTATTTTCGGAATGGGATGGGCTTTAACAGGTGCATGCCCGGGACCACTTTACGTATTGATTGGTAATGGAGCTTTAATGGTTATAGTGATTATTTTGTCAGCAGTTGCAGGTACATGGTTATATGGCTATTTCAGTGATAAATTACCTCATTAA
- a CDS encoding YeeE/YedE family protein, protein MEFIKDPWPWYVAGPIIALVYTMLAMFGKSFGISSSLRTVCAIAGAGKKIPFFDFDWKSQVWNLTFILGTIIGGFIASQYMSNGEGMILADSTVASLQEMNLTSYEEGIYPKELFNWDLLFSLKGFIIMILGGLMIGFGTRWAGGCTSGHAISGLANLQLPSLIAVIGFFIGGLVMTHFLLPVILSL, encoded by the coding sequence ATGGAATTCATTAAAGATCCATGGCCATGGTATGTTGCCGGGCCCATTATTGCGTTAGTTTATACCATGTTGGCCATGTTTGGGAAGAGCTTTGGGATATCATCATCTCTAAGAACAGTGTGCGCTATTGCTGGGGCAGGGAAGAAGATTCCATTTTTTGATTTTGACTGGAAATCACAAGTGTGGAATTTGACATTTATTTTAGGAACTATCATAGGAGGGTTTATTGCTTCGCAGTATATGTCAAATGGTGAAGGGATGATTTTGGCTGATTCTACTGTAGCATCATTACAGGAGATGAATTTGACCAGTTATGAGGAAGGAATTTATCCAAAAGAGTTGTTCAACTGGGACCTTTTATTTTCGCTAAAAGGTTTTATTATCATGATTTTGGGCGGATTAATGATTGGTTTTGGAACGCGCTGGGCGGGAGGTTGTACTTCCGGTCATGCCATTAGCGGATTAGCTAATTTACAGTTACCATCTTTGATTGCTGTAATTGGTTTTTTTATCGGAGGGTTGGTAATGACTCATTTTTTATTACCTGTAATTTTAAGTCTATAG
- a CDS encoding universal stress protein gives MRVLVPTDCSDLAAIALKPAKLLAQKFDVEIVALKVVNAPVDAVFDENGELTDHEEFDASVYRKEVAEGAIKVQDWAKQHECSVEPLVRSGLMIESILKVIEEERIDMVIMHSDITSGLKKMVHGPIVERIVLNSKVPVLTVKDYFDSFNNIAFANNFRRYDVRIGMVKKIQEAFNSKLHLIRVNTPRKFMSHDEAMFGMEAFAKAHDLKNVEFHHINDKKIDRALIDFCKIYKIDLMTIGSKQRKGLISVMRGCPSKEIVNQMEFPVLTFRSKSRKKYTYGIH, from the coding sequence ATGAGAGTTCTAGTTCCAACAGATTGTTCAGATTTAGCAGCCATTGCATTAAAACCTGCAAAGTTGTTGGCTCAGAAATTTGATGTGGAAATCGTAGCTCTTAAAGTGGTAAATGCGCCCGTAGATGCGGTGTTTGATGAAAATGGTGAACTTACAGATCATGAGGAGTTTGATGCTTCCGTCTATCGCAAAGAAGTTGCAGAGGGCGCCATAAAGGTACAGGACTGGGCGAAACAACATGAATGTTCGGTAGAGCCTTTGGTAAGATCAGGTTTAATGATCGAGTCGATTCTGAAAGTGATTGAGGAGGAGCGTATTGATATGGTAATCATGCATAGTGACATTACATCTGGTTTAAAGAAAATGGTGCATGGACCAATTGTAGAGCGCATCGTACTGAATTCTAAAGTTCCGGTACTTACGGTTAAAGATTATTTTGATTCTTTTAATAACATTGCGTTCGCCAATAATTTCAGACGATATGATGTGAGAATTGGAATGGTGAAAAAGATTCAGGAAGCTTTTAATTCCAAATTGCATTTGATCAGGGTAAACACACCTCGTAAGTTTATGAGTCATGATGAGGCGATGTTTGGAATGGAAGCTTTTGCCAAAGCGCATGATTTGAAAAATGTAGAGTTTCATCATATTAATGATAAGAAGATCGATAGAGCTTTGATTGATTTTTGTAAGATTTACAAAATAGATTTGATGACTATCGGCTCAAAACAGAGAAAAGGTTTAATCAGTGTAATGAGAGGATGTCCATCCAAGGAGATTGTAAATCAAATGGAGTTTCCGGTATTGACATTCAGATCCAAATCAAGAAAAAAGTATACGTATGGAATTCATTAA
- the mfd gene encoding transcription-repair coupling factor, with protein sequence MTKESIKEAFADHPIAMELMMYLRDADSGQFKINGLVGSGASLLINGVISHLRGSHLIVANDREEAAYLHNDFLALLPENKLHFLPASSRTPYREDKVNDVDVLQRTETLDAVSHRKEVVVITYPEALSERVVTRKELKSKTLDIQIGDEISLDFINELLDEYRFEREDFVSKPGEYAIRGGIVDIFSYNHDLPYRVEFFGDEVDSIRTFDPATQLSDHNYQKISIVPDVRDQMLVENRINVLEFFTPSTTIWFKDVQFAIDKVEKEFNLAVELYPKTENKETVMLPPEELYIWGKKVAEICAQKKVVEYGLNNFYTQATAVQVKQAPQPVFNKNFELLSEQFEENTKAGIQNVIASSSAKQIDRLHNIFEDLERQHTFSPILLDLHQGFVDQSLKIACYTDHQIFERFHRFHLKEGFKKSQQDITLQDLAKLETGDYVTHVDHGIGKFAGLVKVDNNGKKQEAIKLIYRDNDVLYVSIHSLHRIARYTGKDGTEPKVHKIGSPAWKNTKSKTKSRIKKIAYDLIKLYAQRKSVKGFQYAPDSYLQHELEASFIYEDTPDQEKSTLDVKTDMESETPMDRLVCGDVGFGKTEVAIRAAFKAAVNGKQVAVLVPTTILAMQHHKSFSNRLKDFPVTVEYVNRFRTAGQTKEVLRKLKDGKVDILIGTHRIVGKDVEFKDLGLLIIDEEQKFGVAVKDKLKTLKANVDTLTLTATPIPRTLQFSMMGARDLSVISTPPPNRQPVETEVHTFNEQIFKDAISYEIARDGQVFIVNNRVANLEEIANLVRRVVPGTRVVTGHGQLDGKELEKRMMAFVNGEYDVLVATTIIESGLDIPNANTILINNAHHFGLSDLHQMRGRVGRSNRKAFCYLIAPPMSALTTEGRKRLEAISQFSDLGSGINIAMRDLDIRGAGDLLGGEQTGFISEIGFEMYQKILDEAIEELKENEFKEMYASEEKEYVRDTALESDLEILIPDRYVQNVAERLKLYKVLADSKTEQDLEVFAKQLIDRFGPLPDETRLLIESVKLKWKAKDIGFEKLVLKSNKLIGYFVSNQQSSYYESPYFHRVLDFVQRYPQKAQLKEKSGKLSLVFEQVTELHFANDLLQGILDFNSGK encoded by the coding sequence ATGACTAAAGAATCAATAAAAGAAGCATTTGCCGATCATCCGATAGCGATGGAATTGATGATGTATCTGAGAGACGCAGATTCAGGTCAATTCAAGATCAATGGATTGGTAGGTTCAGGAGCTTCATTGCTTATAAACGGAGTGATTTCCCATTTACGTGGAAGCCATTTGATTGTGGCTAACGATAGGGAGGAAGCCGCATATCTGCATAATGATTTTTTAGCGTTATTGCCAGAAAATAAACTACATTTTTTACCTGCATCGTCCAGAACACCTTATCGAGAAGATAAAGTGAACGATGTGGATGTATTACAGCGCACGGAAACTTTGGATGCGGTAAGTCACCGTAAAGAAGTTGTGGTGATCACTTATCCGGAAGCGTTGTCTGAGCGTGTAGTTACGCGAAAAGAGTTAAAAAGTAAAACGCTGGATATCCAAATTGGTGATGAGATTTCGTTAGATTTTATCAATGAATTGTTAGATGAATACCGATTTGAAAGAGAAGACTTTGTTTCAAAACCAGGTGAGTATGCGATTCGTGGGGGGATTGTCGATATCTTCTCTTATAACCACGATTTGCCATATCGTGTGGAGTTTTTTGGAGATGAAGTAGATTCTATTCGAACATTTGATCCTGCTACACAGTTATCCGATCATAATTACCAGAAAATAAGTATTGTTCCTGATGTACGTGACCAGATGTTGGTAGAAAACCGAATTAATGTATTGGAGTTTTTTACACCATCAACAACCATTTGGTTTAAGGATGTACAATTTGCGATTGATAAAGTAGAGAAAGAGTTTAATCTGGCGGTAGAATTATATCCTAAAACGGAGAACAAGGAAACGGTGATGTTGCCGCCTGAGGAACTTTACATTTGGGGTAAAAAAGTTGCCGAAATATGTGCGCAAAAGAAGGTCGTAGAGTATGGATTGAATAACTTTTATACCCAAGCTACAGCAGTACAGGTAAAACAGGCGCCTCAACCTGTATTCAATAAGAACTTTGAGTTATTAAGCGAGCAGTTTGAAGAGAATACTAAAGCAGGTATTCAGAACGTGATCGCTTCTTCTTCAGCAAAACAAATCGATCGATTACATAACATTTTTGAAGATCTGGAGCGTCAGCATACATTCTCCCCGATTCTGTTGGATTTGCATCAGGGGTTTGTGGATCAAAGTCTTAAGATAGCCTGTTATACGGATCACCAGATTTTTGAACGCTTTCACAGATTCCATCTTAAAGAAGGATTTAAGAAGAGCCAGCAGGATATTACACTCCAGGATTTGGCAAAACTGGAAACCGGAGATTATGTGACTCATGTGGATCATGGAATTGGAAAGTTTGCCGGACTGGTAAAGGTGGACAACAATGGCAAAAAACAAGAAGCCATTAAGTTGATTTATCGTGATAATGATGTGTTGTATGTTAGTATTCACTCGCTACACAGAATTGCGCGTTACACAGGTAAAGATGGAACTGAACCAAAAGTTCATAAAATTGGTTCACCAGCATGGAAGAATACCAAGAGTAAGACCAAAAGCAGGATTAAGAAGATCGCATATGATTTGATCAAATTGTATGCACAAAGAAAATCGGTAAAAGGTTTTCAGTATGCTCCGGATTCGTATTTGCAACATGAGTTGGAAGCGTCTTTTATTTATGAAGATACACCGGATCAGGAGAAATCTACATTGGATGTAAAAACAGATATGGAATCAGAAACCCCAATGGATCGATTGGTGTGTGGAGATGTTGGTTTTGGAAAAACTGAGGTAGCCATTCGTGCAGCATTTAAAGCTGCGGTAAATGGAAAGCAAGTCGCTGTTTTAGTGCCGACAACGATCTTGGCCATGCAACATCATAAAAGTTTTTCCAATAGATTGAAAGACTTTCCGGTAACGGTTGAATATGTGAATAGATTCAGAACAGCCGGACAAACCAAAGAGGTTTTAAGAAAGCTAAAAGACGGTAAGGTCGATATTTTGATTGGTACCCATCGAATTGTAGGTAAAGATGTTGAGTTTAAAGACCTGGGTTTATTGATTATTGATGAGGAACAAAAGTTTGGTGTTGCAGTAAAAGATAAATTGAAGACATTGAAGGCCAATGTAGATACCTTAACACTAACGGCTACACCCATTCCGAGGACATTACAATTCTCTATGATGGGGGCCAGGGACTTATCTGTGATCAGTACACCACCACCGAATAGGCAACCAGTAGAAACGGAAGTGCACACCTTCAACGAACAAATATTTAAGGATGCGATTAGCTATGAAATTGCCAGGGATGGACAGGTTTTTATCGTTAATAATCGTGTGGCCAATCTAGAGGAAATCGCAAATCTGGTGAGAAGAGTGGTACCCGGAACACGTGTGGTTACCGGACATGGACAGTTGGATGGAAAGGAACTGGAAAAGCGTATGATGGCTTTTGTGAATGGAGAATATGATGTGCTGGTGGCGACTACTATTATTGAGTCTGGGTTAGATATCCCAAATGCCAATACCATTTTGATTAATAATGCACATCATTTTGGATTAAGTGACCTGCATCAAATGCGTGGAAGGGTTGGACGCTCCAATCGTAAAGCATTTTGTTATCTTATTGCGCCACCGATGTCGGCATTGACCACTGAAGGTCGTAAAAGGCTAGAGGCGATTAGTCAGTTTTCAGATTTGGGAAGCGGAATCAATATTGCGATGCGTGATTTGGATATTCGTGGTGCAGGAGATCTTTTAGGTGGAGAGCAGACCGGTTTTATAAGTGAAATCGGTTTTGAAATGTATCAGAAAATCTTGGATGAAGCTATTGAGGAGTTAAAAGAAAACGAATTCAAGGAAATGTACGCTTCTGAAGAAAAAGAATATGTCAGAGATACTGCTTTAGAAAGTGATTTGGAAATACTGATTCCGGATCGATACGTTCAAAACGTTGCTGAACGCTTAAAGTTGTACAAAGTACTTGCTGATTCTAAGACGGAACAGGATTTAGAAGTTTTTGCGAAACAATTAATTGATAGATTCGGACCATTACCTGATGAAACCCGATTATTGATCGAATCCGTGAAGTTAAAGTGGAAAGCTAAAGATATCGGCTTTGAGAAATTGGTGTTGAAGAGCAACAAATTGATTGGGTATTTTGTCAGTAACCAACAGTCCAGTTACTATGAAAGCCCTTATTTCCATAGAGTTTTGGATTTCGTTCAGCGCTATCCGCAAAAAGCTCAATTAAAAGAAAAGTCCGGAAAGTTGAGTTTGGTATTTGAACAAGTTACAGAACTCCATTTTGCGAATGATTTACTTCAGGGGATTTTAGATTTTAATTCTGGCAAATAG